TCCCAGCTTTAGAAAAGAATAGCTTCAGCCTTGTTGCTTCAACTTAATCATGTATATTACATTCTTCAAATCCCTGTTGGTAGCTACTAGGCACTGCAATAACATCTTGTACTTTGTTGGAAGAGAGGGATCTGACAAAGCAGAGTCCAAAATATCCGTCCAGTTATCCTGTGAGGGAACAGTTGTCGGCAATGGAGCTGTTCCAGAAGTAACGCAAGGACATTCTTGCGCAACTACTGTCGACTGCTCTGCTGCTGGATAGGATGGGAAAACAGTAGGTTCTTCATTCTCCTTCTTTATAAATGGTACCTGATCTGAGTTTTCTACTGTTGACGACTCGCACTTGACAGGATTTCCATCAGCCTAAAATTGCAGTTTGTCCCATGATTACTGACGAAAAATATTGCTCGAACATGGCATGGCAAAATATTTTCCACAGGAACTAAAATAGTATCTCAAAAGAAGTAACATTACAAAGCAGATAAAAATCCGAAATGATAGGTGAACGTAAAGGATGAACATCAAGTTAAGCAAAGTCGCTAGTGATGGTTATAGCCGGTAACCAGGGTTAAACGTGGTCATGGATACGACCCTCTCAAATACGACCCCTCccccttctttttctccaacGTTGCTGCGACAGTTCTCGGTTGCTGCCAGTTCAATGTGTTGGAAACTTCGTCGTGGAAGAAGTGAAACATGAGAAAatcggtagctgacagaagcggGGCAACAccaaatagaagaagaagcaaatttgctgtAGTGTTGTTGAAGTATTGGTATAGTGAAATAGtggtgaaatattttcatttttattccactctatttttattctaaaatctatcaaatatcttcaaataccgattaaaggcatcatcccacgaatctgaggtggtacggatttcacgtggagtattcgtatacgggatcgtagattatggagagaaggctgattccgttcacttcttcctaattgccgtaaaaaaaaacagcccagatgatacggcttcgagcgatccggcgcgctattttctacaacgacttcgattggagcgcgccagtcgtgtgcacacgccgcatctttcgggccttttttacgccaattagcaagaaatggacggaatcacccccctctccataatctactatgccgtacacgaatactccacctgaaatccgtaccgcctcagatttgtggggtgatgcctttaaaggacataatacgacgaaaaaagagaagagtcgGCTGCATAGGTCGAGTCACAGAAGAACGacaaaaattacgaaaaaattaACACCTCGTCTCGACAATGTGATAGTGGGACGACGATGTTCGGCACTCAAGTGAGTGtcgaatttttgcagaataGATAGAAACTTGACACTTCTCTTAAAGgatgaagaattcaattataGGTGGTGTTCATCAggttaaaagtggatttaatggaGTTTAACTACCGAAAAAGCTCAAATCCTGTCCACATTGGTAAGTATGGAAGATCGCGAAAAACTTCGCgataagaggaccaaaagaaatattttaggtagtttttcagagaacaaAATTCGCCCTACAAAAGGATCATatcgccttttttttctaatctcccagtctttttggaaaaatgcCATTTTCCCCACCATTCTcctatcaaaaatttgaaaaaactgGGAGGCCCTGAAAATCGAGTGATCTAACatctgatagaaaaaattctcagCTACAACGCAGTGGAAGTCAATTTGCCTTGCACTGAGTTACTCTGTGTTATTGAATCTTACTCACGATCCTAACTTTTCGGCACGcgagcaaaaattgggattttggcatgttttccattccagaaaagtggaacggtgttttaaaaaatcacccacATATTCGGATAGAGCGTCTAAGGAAGCTCCTATgtacaaaatttctccttcccACACCATATGGATTTCTTAAAACTTaggataaattttaaaaatgtgaaattttaagTTCTGTCctatcaaaattccaaaaaggactacgtggtgaaaaaaaaacagcgatataACTCTTTCTAGGGCAGAcctttttctccgaaaaactacctaaattttttctttcggtcCTATTTGACGAAGTTACTCGCGATCTGCCAACCCTAAcagtgcacagaatctgagcttttttagCCATTAAATTCTGCTTCGTTTAAATTGCTGAACACTACATATAGTTCAATTGTTCATCTTCTAGAAGAAAAGTCAATTTTCCATCtcgtttgcaaaaatttaccACAGTGAGATGTCGAATCTGCTTGGTCTCATTGTTACATTGTTAACATATacgttttcaaaacaaaatgttggggGTTCCATACTCTCCTGCGCCTGAAACtaaatgtaatattttgtaatttatgcaatcatttaatattatttgttgttatattTTATGTGTGCAATTATCTAATACTACGTAATATTGTGCCTTAGTTATGATGTTCACACAACTTCGTTCACAACTGCCCACCGCACACTCCCTTACGACCCCCTCCCCTTGCAATCTCCTCCCTTTACAACACCCCGATGGAAAATTCACACGTTTGACCCTGCCGGTAACATATTCACGGACTTTCTTGTCGACCTTTTTACTGACAACCACATACGAAGGCGAACATCTTTGGAACGAGTGATCATTCTGTTGCATTTCGAGGAACTCTGAGGAAATCAGACCAACTGTTGCTTCGTGACCTCCCTAAAAGCCAGAAAATAGATCAACACCTTTGTGAATGGAAGACGGACCGCTTAGTGCAATTTAAGAAGATCTGGAGTAAAAGTTTGTTTCCCTCCATCATACTATCGCACTCCATATTGTTTATTCGTCAGAAATGCTACACATGCAAAAGTCACTGAATATATCCTTTGAAAATATCTATTTCTTACTTGGGCAACTCTAACGTGATACAGAGCagggttatttttttaaataaaacaattttataaACACGCGTAGTTGAGATCTTAAAATTTGTTGCATCGATTTGATGGAGTCCTTTGCGAATGTGTATTAAACATTCACACCCAAAAATGGGCAGAAACTATTACAGACTATgttcgagtcaaaacgatatgaagcatggacagttgcgtaagtggctgcgctcaaagcggtgcggtgggacagcggttggaatcgaggtgggaccatggcgaactccAGAGATGGGtagcggtagcgaggatcctcatACAATcccaaccgttacgctccagCGCGCCGCCTCGAaagcagccgcttatgcaactgtccatgcttcatgtcgttttaactcaACTATAAGATCTTAGAGGCGCCCTGatagcaaaacaaacaatgagATTAATGAGAGACTTTGCTAAGaataatctccaagtcctttcttcttgaaacctcggcatttgagagtgtatttatgttttcttgttatgccaacgaggattaggtgaaacttttttattggcctgacgtttcgacaaactcgtctttttcaaaggtctggaaatggttcgaggtctttgataccatgcatatcccaccaaactcctcctctctcctcgccaagtttcgatattgttccaagtgcaccacgcaagaccttcaaaaggaaaacaactgaccagttccaCCGACTAGCGCGGTTGGTagaccaccgcgttcttaaagattgtcaccaaggcgaacgagatctacgcactgtgcagtatccttaagtactggtgtctggataacgttaaggaactgcatttggggcaatcttatagctcacagagtgttacgaatggcaagaagtcattggttaTTGATAAGCACTTATTTTTGTTAATCATTtacggattcctgacggaaatccagaatgcttccaatgccttcctagcagatatttctttctcgtgcgctaatatcccacattttatttcaaacacatttccatcatgcttataATTTTTGTGGCGCCCGAACGGTGTCATCAAACTCCCTCGCtttttaccagccaaatatTCCTTGATCCGCACGCTCAGCATTCTTCCAGcttctccaatataaatggcgttgcacgttaagcattctatttggtaaataactccgatgttCGTGCAATCACCGGTcttaccgaatggacaaaccacgcaacattctgacacgcattgcctatcgtagaatctattgcgaattaactgtcgcttgatgctgtcgttcggtatgttcaccaacacaacatcatcttgcagctgtgctcgcaaaagggtccggtgtatagcagcagttaaaGAGTAAGAGACGAAGGGAATGCACAAAAgaattctaccttcacgtgggatcctcactGTGTTGTTCGTAGTTCGAGattgggtgttagatttcaaTCTCGAGACACCGTTTGAACTAACTATGCTTgtggctagttttagtgattcctcccgttctctatcctctgtgcacattgctgttgctgtcTTGACCATATTTCGGATAAGAGGACCTGCTATGGGCCAAAGGCTTGCTCCAGCCGTTATATCGATACCGTTATATCGATGAAATCTAACATCCAATCTCGAACTACAAACAAGACagtgaggatcccacgtgaaggtagaattcctttatgcatccccttcgtctctgactccttaattgctgctatacaccggactctcttgcgagcacagctgcaagatgatattgtgttggtgaacatcccaaacgacagcatcaagcgacagttagtttgcaatagattctacgataggcaatgcgTGTCAGCATGTTGAgtggtttgtccattcggtaaggcCGGTGATTGCACGAGcatcggagttatttaccaaatagaatgcctaaagtgcaacgccatttatactggagaaactggaaggatgctgaacgtgcctaTCAAGAACATTTGGCCggtaaaaggcgagggagttcgatgacaccgttaAATCGCCACAAAAAcgataagcatgatggaaatgagtttgaagtaaaatgtacgatattagcccatgagaaagaaatgcccatgagaaagaaatatctgctaggaaggcattggaagcattctggatttccgtcaggaatccgtccatgaataacaaaaatgagtgcttatcaattaccaatgacttcttgccgttcgtaacactctgtgagctataagattgccccaaatgcagttccttaacgttatccagacaccagtacttaaggatactgcacagtgcgtagatcttgTTCGctttggtgacaatctttaagaacgcggtggtctACCAACCGCGCTAGTCGGtggaactggtcagttgttttccttttgaaggtcttgcgtggtgcacttggaacaatatcgaaacttggcgaggagagaggaggagtttggtgggatatgcatggtatcaaagacctcgaaccatttccagacctttgaaaaagacgagtttgtcgaaacaggccaataaaaaagtttcacctaatcctcgttggcataacaagaacaCATAAATTTGCTAAGAATAATTGGACTTATTCGTACACTTTTATATCAAAGAACCGGAAAACTTCTAGGAGCAAGAAGTAAAGGAGTTCGGGGACCATTTCACACTGTGGATCAGGTTCGGTGCACGTGTCGCTTCGCGTCACTCCAACACGCACGCACTACGTGTTGTAGTGGAGTGTAACTTAACCGTATGAAAACGAAAGTTGACGCAGCTGTTTACTGGAAAACGCTATAAGCTGAAGAAGACTGAGAACTATTCATGAAACCTCACAACCGCAACTGCACTCATGAAACCAGTGTGTGATTGCAAGCTTGAGGAcgaattaatattaattattcagAACACAAACCACGTAGTCATCCGACTCTTGATGGTCCACAAAATTAGTCGTTCGATGACCAAAATGTGCAATGCAGTATCGAACTGTAATCCTTCTACAAAACGTGGCCTGCagggaaaagaaacaaattggtTGAGAAGTTCTTAAAAACTGATATAATCAAAACAAATGTGCGAGAAAAGCTTCACCGTTATAAATGAGGTACAAATTTTGGACGAACTGCTTTCGAAAGGTGCACGGCAACTGGAAATGAATAGATTAGAATTATCACTATCTCAAGTCATGTGGGCACAAAACTTTAATCTAGACGTTTCTCTGCAATCACGCTACGTTTTTCCTATAGACATAAACAACGAGGAGTACTCCGATCTGCTGCTGTAACTCTCCTATCAGAACCATGCCCTCAATGGCTTTTGAATCAGTGGcaatttttctaagaaatagaattgatccactctttctattttcacaATTAATGcgttgtcttttttctcaagattGAGCACTCTTGGACTCGGAATAATTCATAGCGCAAAAGCTGTTCTTTAGAAAGCGGTTCCTATCGTTGAAGAGGCGGATCTGAAAGGCTGAAGGGAGAGGAAGTGtgtattcaacaaaaaatagtaCGCGCGTCGTCGAAAACGTGTCACAGGttcctatgaaaaaaaaattcttgctgCACACTTTAGAGGACAACGGTTTTGTCCTTATCCAATTTGTTCTGATTTGGAGATGCTTCGCTCCATGTTGATGTTGATGTGACGCACATTATGAAtagtggtaaaaaaaattgcctgtccttttttcttatgatcttttttttaccgtCTATAGTTTACCATTCTGTTTGCTGTGGTATATTTTGCCAGAGACCCATGAAATTAAGAAGAATCGTTAGTAATAACATTATGTTGCAAAGGTCCTTTTCAATACTAATTGTGTGCAGCAATAGTTCATAGAACTTATATATAAGAAAACTTGAGAACCCATATGATAGataatttctttgttgttcgattctactttctttaactctttctttttttctacttccacTTCCTAGTTCCACTGTATCTCAATCAGGTTCATTGCAGGGATAGACACGAATTGCCTCTTCAGTTTTCacatatttatcttttttaactCTACGATGAATGCAGTTCGAAACCGAAATTGAGTGTGCATGCGTGGAAGTCTCTGATCCGTCCTTTAAAAGAGCCGCATTAGAAACGTGACCGAAGACAGCTGCGAAATTGCACGAGACAAAGTATAAACGCAGCGGAAGATCTCTCGCCTGTACATTACTATGTGGTTCCAAACTGAAAGCAACTGAATATCCTCTGCTAAACAATGAGCCTCTTGACTTCAAAAAGATTGTTCATACGATAACAATCCCCTCgtagacttcaaaaaaaaccaaaccatTATTCATAACCGTTCACATCAACAAAATCCacggaagaaaaactttgcaaaatCTTACGAACGAAAGCTTgccgaaaaaacaaaagtaaaactaCGGTGCATACGCTCGAGAAAGTTTCTCAAATGAATTGTTCTTTACAGAATTTCACTTTAATCTATTATGTCatcttttaagaagaaaatttcaggagaCTTACATGCAAATACTTCTCCCAGTTTTTAAATATGGTACCTGTAACAGAAGAAGTGTCTCCTCACAAAAGGGCCAAACTTGTTACTCCTGCCCAAATACCAACACGTCTGATGCTCTTTTTCTAGCTCCCTTTTCCATCTCTTGAAAATGCATACACTTTACTTCCGTAGATATCACGATCAGCATTAGACAATCATTTGAGGTATGCCTAAATTACTTACCCATTATATATTCAATTAATTCACCCACACATCAAAGACAAATATAGATCAACTCACAAAAAATGTTCGCCTATACCACCCCACAAATCATATATTAATTTAAAATGCTTTCGCCGCAAATGAAAAAGCTTTCCTCGGAGAGTTTAGCATGTTATCATCGATCTCCTAGACCTTCCTCCTCGAGGACATTCCTCGCGTAGATCAAATGTATGTGGTACCTCCACCGAGCTTCCTATTACATCGTAGACCAAAGAAGAGTTACTGTGAGATTAAATTAGTGGATAGTGCGGAAAATAAGTCAGGAAGAATTACTTCGAATTAGCTTGTGTTTCTCAATCGCAAACAGTACAGGAGCCCCGTGTATTAGAAAATCTTGTTAGCGACAAGTATCGTAGAAAACCAGAGAGTTCATGGCATCACCATTTCCGCACGAATTACATTTTCATACGGTTGTGTTCTTGAGCTCTTATGAATACACCACGACGTGGTGATAACAAGAGACACAGACCTTAGTCGTAGAAGATTCAACAAAACGGACTTCAAACGCTTATGGAATCGCGCAGGTTCACCGTCCACAGCAGTAATGAGCACTGCAatctaaaaggaaaaaagggaaaaaaaagaagaaaaccgcACTTACAAAGAACTCATCTTCTGAATTGAAACGTTCACTTCTGATTGCATATTCTTCACCGTGTGCTTCACAACAATGTTCGTTGAACGTCCTTTGCTCATTAACTCGCACTGAGCATCCAGGACAACGGCTGGCTCTCCTATTCAACTATTACAATTTTGATTACTTGTTTGCATACGTAGCTATGCTTAAACAACACATAAAAAGTGGATATGTATACGAAGAAGTTTCTTTCTCATGATTTTCCTtcgaaatataatatataaagaaGCTATATTCGAGAATCTagctgatgaaaaaaaagcgtaaaCTCCTGTGAATTTCGAATTCGAATGCGGCCCGAAACTCAAGTAGTTTGTTGAACTTAGAAAAAGCCGACCCACGTCAAAATTTCGCAAATCTCCAAGATTTTCAAAGATGTTATAAACTATTCGATTCGCTGTGAATGATGCGATGTTAATGACTACATTGCTATGCATCCGTCCCTTCTTTTTAATCAGTTAACTTCATTAACATGAGCATATATTTCTCGTTAGCTCGTAAACACGAAATGTACACGAAGACATTATAGTTCAACACACTTTAACAGCTCATCGTTTcgcagaaaaaaggagaaaattacCAGATTACACCTATTCGAAGGACTATATACATAAATGCACAAAGTGGACGTTAGTTACCAGcacttctctccacgaaaaagCGTCCACCATTGCTGCCACACACATTGATTAGACAAATGATTGTTGTAGCATCTTCTTTCACTCACCTCTCTGTCAGGTGCCGGTTTGCTTCTCTTCTTTCGATGTTTCCTGCCTTTGAAGGGAGAGCTAACAAATACGTGAAATGCACCTGCACGAACTGTTCGCATAACTGAGCGCCTCTCACCTGACAAAGTATATGTATACATTCCATATGTCATAATGGTAGTATATCAGCACATCGATAGATTTGAGACATGCCaaactctaaaaaaatcacttcttaGCACTTATAAGGGTGCAATGGATGGTACTGATTAAATAGCGAATAACAACATTTATTGGATGTACCACATCTACTTCATGTAAAATTACTAAAGAGGCACCTCATGAATGATATTTCAACCTCCCTCAGagcgaatttttttgaacgaatTAAAATGTCTTATAATTAAAGTCCTACTCATCCCCATCTTATCTTCACTGGAACGTACGAAATGCTGTCAACAAATGCGAAGAAAACGTAGCATATTAGGTGTATTCTAGCAAGCATGTCCAAAAAATTTGTCGTACAAGAATGAAATTGCGAAATATTATAGCTTTTTTGATGCTGTCAGACATGTCAAccttcttctgtttttccaaaaaagtttttcttgcaTGCGTCGACTGATAATAAAGGACCAGAATCCATAAAGAGAGAGAATTATTTGGTTTTGCAGACAGTTTATTTTCTCGATCAGCATAAGAAGCGAATAAAGCGAACTGGGTCGCTGTCAACAGGAAAGAACATTGCCGAGCAGCAACATGCAAAATCCTCCTTAATCGCAAGCAGCCAAAATTGCTCTGATCGAACTGCACTTATAGCACTAGAATCGTTCGTATCTGTCAAATGCGGATTGCGGAGAAGCCAAGTGCACGCATATCttggtaaaatgtagttgggtggGGAGGGGGCACTCTGACGCGACAGAACTGCTTTCCCAATGTATTTTGTGTTATCGTGACGGGTACTTCGACTGTTCCAGTACTGTAATAGCGTGTACTACTGATCTGCACTCAGAGCGCGAAAAAGGTCATGTAGCACAACAGGCGCAAAGACGTCTATAGAGTACATTAACCGTTCTAGTCGTtaaatcatttcatttgcaTAATTCCTGGGGAAGGCGAGACCTTACCCTCCAACTGTGGAAATCCCTATAAAGTCACGAAGGAGGCAAACGTGAACAGTTTCACAAAAGATATCCCGATGCCCTCTTTAAGACTACCAACTTGCGAATACAGATTAAAACTGTGCGAGtaaaagttgttgcatgcaTACTTTTTGATCGTGGATCGTTGTGGAAGCcattttggttatttttttcttcgaaggtaCTACATGAGATGGCTGAGATATTCACTTCTGGCAGGCCTTTTGAAAGGTTTGGTAAAGTTAAAGCAGTGGTAGTTCcagcagtcttttttttcttagtgccTTTAGCCAACATGTAATGGGTTCTCTAAGGCTAACGCTTAGGTCCCGACTGACTAAGCTATTTACTTCCACTAAAGAACTGTTGATTGATGAAACATCGCCTCCTCAAATGTTCTTCTGCACTATATACACTACTACGCACCGTACAAGTACAGTACAAACCAAACAGCGCACCTGTTTCCCACTCAGCCCCACCTAACTACGTTAACACCGAAACAGCGGTGCCatctatagtcgagtcaaaacgacatgaagcacagacagttgcgcaagcggctgcgcttgaagcggtgcggtggagacagcggttggaatcgaggtgggatcatggCGATCTGCAAaaatgggtggcggtagcgaggatcctcacACGACCTCTCATCTCTCATCGATCACGACCGCTACGTCCCACcgcgcagcttcgagcgcaaccgcaacTGTctgcgcttcatgtcgttcacCCAACTATAAGTCTACTCAAACGACTGCGCGGTCGCCGCGGCGCGCCGGCCCGCTGCCGCTTCTGCCAAATCGGCGGCCCTTCACAAGCGTGAGGGCCTTTAGAGCACTCGTACCTATTAGACCTGAGGTAAATTGGTGAAAATGATAGCTTCTACCTTCGTTACACCTGCTTCATTTCCTATTCTAGCTTTAAGTGTCTGCTGACTAAAGTAAGTTACTTTTAGATATGTATTCTATGTTGTGACTTCTTTCTCACTTGAGTAgtatttatagtcgggtcaaaacgacatgaatcacgagtgtagttgcgatgcatttgcgtacgcgctcgaaacggcgctgtggaggcagcagttgggaccgaggtgggacctcgcaaactgcagcgatgggtggtgcaaGGGGTTCACTACGTTCCTAGCCACTATGCTCCACCGAAGtacctcgagagaagccgtgtacgcaattgcgtacgtgcttaatgtcgtttcgaccccaCTATGGTTCTTGACATGTGCTAGCGTGGATTGTTTTTGGCATTA
The Necator americanus strain Aroian chromosome I, whole genome shotgun sequence genome window above contains:
- a CDS encoding hypothetical protein (NECATOR_CHRI.G1958.T6), yielding MECIHILCQAGNIERREANRHLTERRASRCPGCSVRVNEQRTFNEHCCEAHGEEYAIRSERFNSEDEFFRWKRELEKEHQTCWYLGRSNKFGPFVRRHFFCYSCRAPFESSSSKICTSFITATFCRRITVRYCIAHFGHRTTNFVDHQESDDYVADGNPVKCESSTVENSDQQQSSRQ
- a CDS encoding hypothetical protein (NECATOR_CHRI.G1958.T4), producing MYTYTLSGRKHRKKRSKPAPDRELNRRASRCPGCSVRVNEQRTFNEHCCEAHGEEYAIRSERFNSEDEFFRWKRELEKEHQTCWYLGRSNKFGPFVRRHFFCYSCRAPFESSSSKICTSFITATFCRRITVRYCIAHFGHRTTNFVDHQESDDYVADGNPVKCESSTVENSDQQQSSRQ
- a CDS encoding hypothetical protein (NECATOR_CHRI.G1958.T5); translation: MYTYTLSGRKHRKKRSKPAPDRELNRRASRCPGCSVRVNEQRTFNEHCCEAHGEEYAIRSERFNSEDEFFRWKRELEKEHQTCWYLGRSNKFGPFVRRHFFCYSCRAPFESSSSKICTSFITATFCRRITVRYCIAHFGHRTTNFVDHQESDDYVGGHEATVGLISSEFLEMQQNDHSFQRCSPSYVVVSKKVDKKADGNPVKCESSTVENSDQQQSSRQ